The Anaerohalosphaeraceae bacterium nucleotide sequence GCATCCGTTTACGCCGATGGCCGATTGGCTGGCCGGCGAGCCGGTGATTATTGAGCGCGGAGAGGGATTTTACCTGATAGACACGGAGGGCCGACGGTATATTGACGGGGTCAGTTCCCTCTGGTGCAATGTGCACGGCCACCGCGTGCCCGAGATTGATCAGGCGATTCGAGAGCAGCTGGAGCAGATTGCCCACAGCACCCTGCTGGGACTGGGGCAGACGCGTTCGATTGAACTGGCCGAAAGACTGGTGCAGATGGCCCCCAAAGGCCTCTGCAAGGTTTTTTATTCCGACAGCGGCGCCACGGCCGTCGAAATCGCCCTGAAGATGGCCTATCAATACTGGCAGAATCTCGGCTGCAAAGAACGGACACGGTTTATCGCCGTGCAGGAGGCCTATCACGGCGACACCATCGGTTCGGTCAGTGTCGGCGGAATGGAGCTGTTTCACGGCATCTTTAAGTCGCTTTTGTTTGAGACCTATTTTGTCCCCAGCCCGCATCCGTACCGTTTTGAGGGAACGCCGCAGCAGTGTGCGGAGTTTTCTCTGGAGAATCTGGAGTTTCTGCTTCGGCGTCATCCGGGGCAGATTGCGGGGATTATCCTCGAGCCGCTGGTGCAGGGGGCGGCGGGCATGCTCGTCCATCCGGCCGGCTTTCTTAGGGAGGTTCGCCGTCTGGCCGACCGCTATGATGTGCTGCTGATTGCCGATGAGGTGGCGACCGGCTTCGGACGGACGGGCCGGATGTTCGCCTGCGAACACGAACAGGTTTGTCCGGACCTGATGTGTCTGGCCAAGGGCATCACCGGCGGGTATCTGCCGCTGGCGGCCACGCTGACGACGCAGAAGATTTTCGATGCCTTTCTGGGCCGTCCGGAAGAGTTCAAAACCTTCTTTCACGGACACACCTATACCGGCAATGCCCTCGCCTGCGCAGCGGCCCTGGCGTCGCTGCAGCTGTTTGAGAAGCATCAGGTCATGGAGCGGATGCCGCCGAAAATCGACGCCGTCCGCGCCGCCCTTGAGCGGATTCGGGAGCTGCCTTATGTCGGCGATGTCCGTCAGTGCGGCCTGATGGCGGGCATTGAGCTGGTTTGCGATAAAAAAACCAAGGAGCCGTTTGCGTATAAACATACGCTCGGCGCCAAAGTCTGTGCAGCAATGCGGCCGAAGGGAGCAATGATGCGTCCGCTGGGCAATGTGATTGTCCTGATGCCTGCTCCGGCGATGGATTTGCCGACCCTGCAGACGCTGCTGGATATTGTGGAAGAAACGATTCGCAACGATGTTCCGAAAATCGTTCGAGGTCTTTAAATGGCAATTTGTTTGAATCTGCCGCGAAAACCCGGTTTGTTTATCACCGGCACGGATACCGGCGTAGGCAAAACGCTGATTACCGGAGCGATCGCCCGTCTGCTGGCCGAACAGGGGCTTCGGGTCGGGGTGTTTAAGCCCGTTGCCAGCGGCTGCCGGCGGACGCCGGAAGGGCTGGTCAGCACGGATGCAGAGTTTCTGGCCGCCTGTTCGCAGACCGACTGGCCGCTGGAGGTGGTCAATCCGGTTGCCTTTGAGATTCCCGCCGCCCCGATTACGTGCAGCCGCCTGGAAAATAGCTTTCTGGATTACGGACGCATCAGCTGGGCCTGGCGGCAATTGTGCGAGCAGTCGGATGCCGTCCTCGTGGAAGGCATCGGCGGGGCGATGGTTCCGCTGACGGAAACCGACACGGTTCTGGATTTGGCGGCGGAGTTTGACCTGCCGACGCTGATTGTCGCCCGTCCGCGGCTGGGCACAATTAATCATACCCTGCTGACCATCAAGGCCGTCCGCGATGCCGGTCTGCCGTTGGCGGGCGTTGTCATCAGCGGGTATAATGCCTCGCAGGCTGACATTGCCGAGCAGACCAGCCCCGATGTGATTGCTCAGGTCGGGCAGACGACCGTATTTGCCGTCATTGACTATGACCCGCAGGCGTCCGTCGAAGAAGGCCGGCTGGGAACAGCCGCCCTCCGGGCCCTGTCTATATGGGATTGGAAATCGCTGATTCAATGCTGAAGAGAAAGGAGATACAAATGTTCAGACGCATGGTTGGAATCATTTTGATTTGGATGGTTTCGGTTTCTGCATCGGCTCAGGAGCCGTGGAAGCCGCTTTTTAACGGCAAAGACCTGACGGGCTGGGAGCAGAAGGGCGGTCAGGCCGTGTACACGGTCGAGGACGGAGTCATTGTCGGCACAACCGTGCTGGATACGCCCAACAGCTTCCTGTGCACGCAGCAGTTTTATTCGGATTTCATCCTCGAGCTGGAATTCAAGGTTGACCCCAGACTCAATTCCGGCATCCAAATCCGCTCCCACAGCGTTCCGGAGTACAACAACGGCCGGGTGCACGGCTATCAGGTCGAAATCGACCCGTCGGACCGGGCCTGGACGGCGGGGATTTACGACGAGGCCCGGCGCGGCTGGCTGGCTACGCTCGAGAAGAACCCGCAGGCCCGTGCGGCCTTCCGGCAGAACGAGTGGAATCACCTGCGCATCGAAGCGGTCGGGGATGTCATCCGCACCTGGATTAATGATGTGCCGGCGGCTCATCTGTCCGACTCGCTGACTCCCAACGGCTTTATCGCCCTGCAGGTTCACACCGTCGGCCCCGACAAATCCAAAGAGGGCATTCAGGTCCGCTGGCGCAACATCCGCATCATTGACGAAAATGCTGCGGCGTATCTGAAGCCGATGCCGCTGCCGCTGACGTCGATGGATTATCAGCTGGGCAATCTGGAGGCCCCGCAGGGCTGGGTGTATCTGTTTGACGGCAAGACCCCAACCGGCTGGCGGAGTGCCCGCGGGCCGGACTTTCCCAAACAGGGCTGGGTGATTGAAAACGGCGTGCTGACAGTGCTGGACAGCGGCGGCAAAGAGTCCGCCGCCGGCGGCGACATCATCACTGTGGACACCTACAGGGATTTCGAACTGCAGCTGGAGTTTAAACTGTCCCCCGGGGCCAACAGCGGCATCAAGTACTTCGTCCAGCCGGACCTGAACAAAGGCCCCGGTTCGGCCATCGGTCTGGAATACCAGCTGCTCGATGACCTGCGGCATCCGGATGCCAAAGCGGGCAGCCAGCCCGGCAGCCGGACGCTGGCTTCTCTGTATGACTTAATCGCCGCCGACAACAAAGACCTGCGGCCTATCGGACGCTGGAACCACGCCCGCATCATTTCCAAAGGCACGCACGTG carries:
- the bioA gene encoding adenosylmethionine--8-amino-7-oxononanoate transaminase, coding for MKTTKEWIELDKQYIWHPFTPMADWLAGEPVIIERGEGFYLIDTEGRRYIDGVSSLWCNVHGHRVPEIDQAIREQLEQIAHSTLLGLGQTRSIELAERLVQMAPKGLCKVFYSDSGATAVEIALKMAYQYWQNLGCKERTRFIAVQEAYHGDTIGSVSVGGMELFHGIFKSLLFETYFVPSPHPYRFEGTPQQCAEFSLENLEFLLRRHPGQIAGIILEPLVQGAAGMLVHPAGFLREVRRLADRYDVLLIADEVATGFGRTGRMFACEHEQVCPDLMCLAKGITGGYLPLAATLTTQKIFDAFLGRPEEFKTFFHGHTYTGNALACAAALASLQLFEKHQVMERMPPKIDAVRAALERIRELPYVGDVRQCGLMAGIELVCDKKTKEPFAYKHTLGAKVCAAMRPKGAMMRPLGNVIVLMPAPAMDLPTLQTLLDIVEETIRNDVPKIVRGL
- the bioD gene encoding dethiobiotin synthase encodes the protein MAICLNLPRKPGLFITGTDTGVGKTLITGAIARLLAEQGLRVGVFKPVASGCRRTPEGLVSTDAEFLAACSQTDWPLEVVNPVAFEIPAAPITCSRLENSFLDYGRISWAWRQLCEQSDAVLVEGIGGAMVPLTETDTVLDLAAEFDLPTLIVARPRLGTINHTLLTIKAVRDAGLPLAGVVISGYNASQADIAEQTSPDVIAQVGQTTVFAVIDYDPQASVEEGRLGTAALRALSIWDWKSLIQC
- a CDS encoding DUF1080 domain-containing protein, with translation MFRRMVGIILIWMVSVSASAQEPWKPLFNGKDLTGWEQKGGQAVYTVEDGVIVGTTVLDTPNSFLCTQQFYSDFILELEFKVDPRLNSGIQIRSHSVPEYNNGRVHGYQVEIDPSDRAWTAGIYDEARRGWLATLEKNPQARAAFRQNEWNHLRIEAVGDVIRTWINDVPAAHLSDSLTPNGFIALQVHTVGPDKSKEGIQVRWRNIRIIDENAAAYLKPMPLPLTSMDYQLGNLEAPQGWVYLFDGKTPTGWRSARGPDFPKQGWVIENGVLTVLDSGGKESAAGGDIITVDTYRDFELQLEFKLSPGANSGIKYFVQPDLNKGPGSAIGLEYQLLDDLRHPDAKAGSQPGSRTLASLYDLIAADNKDLRPIGRWNHARIISKGTHVEHWLNGRKVLEYERKTPEFRKLVQESKYKIWPDFGEWDSGHILLQDHGNQVSFKNIKLRRL